A genomic window from Plasmodium malariae genome assembly, chromosome: 10 includes:
- the PmUG01_10051400 gene encoding Plasmodium exported protein, unknown function encodes MKQQIKLFFFVKIVTFNVLTWICHFNSDISTFYNYSYKNSQVYRKLDTITYRLLSKHKKEKSSNILWMEEDMQNTGTYIKKDISSNKGTTGKSKHLCKSLLNNRGVYGKVEEGKPPSFNGGKTYFDKFIFNKINYIKAVKESANSDFMFLRKCIQRKINKVFALFIFFLIPIIVVAAILFIFYISNVSDIRFISGIGTLLGVICFIFFATFFRLYRKTVKYEKLIDVKREMHSTAYPSLGKVVIYNN; translated from the exons ATGAAACAACAAATTAAGctattcttttttgttaaaattgtAACATTTAACGTTTTAACATGGATATGTCATTTTAATAGTGATATA agtaccttttataattattcatataagaACTCCCAAGTTTATAGAAAATTAGATACTATAACTTATCGATTACTAtcaaaacataaaaaagaaaagagttCAAATATTCTATGGATGGAAGAAGATATGCAAAATACTGGtacgtatataaaaaaagatatatctaGTAATAAGGGGACCACAGGAAAAAGTAAACATCTATGTAaaagtttattaaataataggGGAGTCTATGGGAAAGTTGAGGAAGGCAAACCTCCTTCATTTAATGGAGGGAAAAcatattttgataaatttatattcaataaaataaattatataaaggcAGTTAAGGAAAGTGCAAATTCtgattttatgtttttaagaaaatgtatacaaagaaaaataaataaggtttttgctttatttatattctttctTATACCTATAATAGTTGTAGCAgctattttattcatattttatattagtaaTGTATCAGATATAAGATTTATTAGTGGAATAGGTACACTATTAGGagtaatatgttttatattttttgccaCCTTTTTTCGTTTATACAGAAAAActgtaaaatatgaaaaattaatagatGTAAAAAGAGAAATGCACAGTACAGCATATCCTTCTTTAGGTAAAGTAgtcatttataataattaa
- the PmUG01_10051500 gene encoding STP1 protein, translating into MKTNWRGFGFSAGYYIFEPKFIKIRKYIQDKIPSLKNEKNKQKFRVGCLAVAKYLIEEKSAPPYINQNNWEQVIQNYFEYRFDELTKYGGCPMILEQNDRDLLELSYEVKDFNEKKVKDLKSLERYKTENNTYNCNNNQSCIKKLSEYNVWIKEMEHRFENKKSLIEKNLQNQQGKFKFSVPLSDLLIPKTFKELPESVNSHRMEHEKSLRKEKEENIPQMESQNSPEGSSKPQDEGSQKTESLTPLQVPPLDTLPIQMPSDPITTEIQVRESEHKQVPDFKGSEIHISTTPTFTLGNPYITTLEVPQDQKTTQLHNKLPIIKPYSHQPTISIILYTSENSGNTYISILISFVVIIVFSLFVKYALLYLFKKTKKIKTRQVKLLRILPPSFLKQTSELFTNDHLEESIHDNKETIKKIKINEHNMNNYISPLKLKNNKYKTIIEVHMEVLKEYRNYNWEYEKDEFLEICLELFTKGEHGPYTNFTNNELITENTKSISYKEKQKILWKKWIEKHKKLSEKLKKVDWFNNLKNDWKRELANLKKKELKKNPSDKIQNIPFLHREMDIWRQWIAKKTMIIKQYIEPDLFKHVSYELYNISEEYKNDGSKDDFPLINIGDIANKECYQELYKHIKTKLLTKLCILVFMSVLEDCKKEDNLENRESYLDNSITKFKKKEKLENKTEDIENISAVNRDVLKHKENRSYTTNDRFTKEIDNWIKVDKT; encoded by the exons ATGAAAACG AATTGGAGAGGATTCGGTTTTAGTGCAGGATATTACATTTTCGAGCCGAAATTTATAAAGAtcagaaaatatatacaggATAAAATTCCTTCGTTAAagaatgagaaaaataaacaaaaatttagaGTGGGATGCTTAGCAGTGGCTAAATATCTCATTGAAGAAAAATCTGCACCACCTTATATTAACCAAAATAATTGGGAGCAAGTAATTCAgaattattttgaatatagGTTTGACGAGCTAACTAAATATGGTGGATGTCCCATGATTTTAGAGCAGAATGATAGAGATCTTTTAGAATTAAGTTACGAAGTAAAagattttaatgaaaaaaaagtaaaagattTGAAAAGTTTGGAACGCTACAAAAcagaaaataatacatataattgtaACAATAATCAAAgttgcataaaaaaattaagcgAATATAATGTTTGGATTAAAGAGATGGAACATCGttttgaaaataagaaaagcctcattgaaaaaaatttacagaaCCAACAAGGGAAATTCAAATTTTCAGTACCATTAAGTGACTTACTGATTCCTAAAACTTTTAAGGAACTTCCTGAATCCGTCAATTCTCATCGAATGGAACATGAAAAATCGTTAcggaaagaaaaagaagaaaacatTCCACAAATGGAAAGTCAAAATTCACCTGAAGGTTCATCTAAGCCTCAAGATGAAGGTTCACAGAAAACGGAATCATTAACCCCCTTGCAAGTTCCACCCTTAGATACACTTCCAATTCAAATGCCTTCTGATCCTATAACTACTGAAATTCAAGTGAGAGAAAGTGAACATAAGCAAGTTCCCGATTTCAAAGGTTCTGAAATCCATATTTCAACAACACCTACTTTTACATTAGGTAACCCATATATTACAACCTTAGAAGTTCCTCAAGATCAAAAAACTACTCAGTTACATAACAAATTACCAATTATTAAGCCATATTCTCATCAACCTACAATTTCCATAATTCTAT ATACATCAGAAAATTCAGGgaacacatatatatctattttaatAAGCTTTGTGGTTATCATtgtattttctctttttgttaaa TATGCTTTACTGTATctgtttaaaaaaacaaaaaagataaaaacaaGACAAGTGAAATTACTGAGAATACTACCTCCTTCATTTCTTAAGCAAACAAGTGAGCTTTTTACAAATGATCATTTAGAAGAGTCAATACATGATAACAaagaaacaataaaaaaaataaaaataaatgaacataatatgaataattatataagcCCGTTAAAgctaaaaaacaataaatacaAAACTATCATAGAAGTACACATGGAAGTACTCAAAGAATACAGAAATTATAATTGGGAATACGAAAAAGAcgaatttttagaaatatgcTTAGAACTGTTCACAAAAGGGGAACATGGACCATACACAAATTTCACTAATAATGAACTAATAACTGAAAATACTAAAAGTATTAGTtacaaagaaaaacaaaaaatattatggaaGAAATGGatagaaaaacataaaaaactttctgaaaaattgaaaaaagtagactggtttaataatttaaaaaatgattggAAAAGAGAACTAgcaaacttaaaaaaaaaggaattaaaaaaaaatccttctgataaaattcaaaatattccatttttacaTAGAGAAATGGATATATGGAGACAATGGATAGCAAAAAAGACTATGATTATTAAGCAATATATTGAACCGGATTTGTTTAAACATGTGTCCTATGAACTCTATAATATATcagaagaatataaaaatgacgGATCTAAGGATGATTTCCccttaataaatataggaGATATAGCTAACAAAGAATGTTAtcaagaattatataaacatataaaaacaaaattactAACAAAATTGTGTATCCTTGTGTTTATGTCAGTATTAGAAGATTGTAAAAAAGAGGATAACCTTGAAAATAGGGAATCATATTTGGATAATTCTATAACTAAAttcaagaaaaaagaaaaattagaaaataaaacagaagATATAGAAAACATAAGTGCGGTTAACCGAGATGTTTTGAAACATAAGGAAAATCGTAGTTATACAACAAACGATAGATTCACAAAAGAGATAGACAATTGGATAAAAGTAGATAAGACATAG
- the PmUG01_10051600 gene encoding Plasmodium exported protein, unknown function produces MKSNFSIKIGMFILISWIYNIYSEESIFNIYMVDCKYDIKLYLRNFRILVECKEVNDSNIAQSQEEIPNYEKNYEKVLSYDRKGEKQTNTQSRRNSLYDEFNKQYKIQKKIIYGKKKLSRFERTFFKKLDYIDFIRKNQSICNKTYQKLVIKKFGLSMYLPTLVLSWVILAPLGGLIYSFFPKTGTDGENGVSTKTYDVTLFLVLLSILIVILMTWLVFTYMKFRKHRRIVKRKC; encoded by the exons atgaagtcAAACTTTTCTATTAAAATTGGTATGTTCATTCTTATATCTtggatatataatatttacagTGAAGAG agtatatttaatatatatatggtagATTGCAAgtatgatataaaattatatttaagaaattttCGAATACTAGTGGAATGTAAAGAAGTAAATGATTCAAATATTGCACAATCACAAGAAGAGATACCTAATTATGAAAAGAATTATGAAAAAGTTTTATCTTACGACAGAAAGGGGGAAAAGCAAACGAATACACAGTCGAGGAGAAATTCATTATATGATGAATTTAATAAACAATATaagatacaaaaaaaaataatatatggaaaaaaaaaattatctcgCTTTGAAAGaactttttttaagaaaCTTGATTACATAgattttattagaaaaaatcaGTCAATTTGTAATAAAACATACCAAAAATTAGTAATTAAAAAGTTTGGACTATCAATGTATTTACCTACTTTAGTACTCTCGTGGGTGATATTAGCCCCATTAGGAGGTTTAATTTATAGTTTTTTCCCCAAAACTGGAACAGATGGTGAAAATGGCGTATCTACCAAAACTTATGATGTTACATTATTCCTTGTATTATTGAGTATATTAATTGTCATATTGATGACCTGGTTAGTTTTTACTTATATGAAATTTAGAAAACATAGAAGAATTGTGAAAAGAAAATGTTAG
- the PmUG01_10051900 gene encoding STP1 protein has protein sequence MEECFTSALEYYIYPKFQRIQRYIKSKTSSINNNTNKEQFRSVCRELADYLIREKGAPHYVDQKRWEGTLKNYMKTYFKNLTEHGGCPLILHDKEKAILDFQYEVHDFCEQKNNYLSEIAQLKQKKKCVDKCLRKCNEYNTWIVQRQNYFNTNEYSIKGCYKIPKTKKRDSESLCDIRRPKTFSTLSECATVLPVPPGDPVPKKDLTSSHNADTSTDNIQSESQFQTEKVVEIKHDEKTQSELASKKKLHQDEVPTALENLKADVTSNPGEYTLTIEGTPPLRVTQSLQNTTSLQFPTSEAPPLSQSEKQLTLIRPSQNISILQFSGPQIDNSEFSLTSKRATGTLDAPAQQDAPKYSVKDSDGYPNNINLSSILISFITIILFSLLIKYALIGLFKKRKKIKRMQMKFLRILIPSYSNMKKKFLTYDNSEHPIYDNEEIIKKIKISNHNMKKNVNATKITNKRNKTIIEVHMELLEEFRIEEWNINKGVFLEICLEVFEQEQYINCPNLENDKIIMENDNFRKYTEKHKIMWNQLVEKHKNISEKLKKKVWFNNLKNEWKKVNDYIKETEKSKKKLSNEIQNIPFLEGKKDVWRQWILSKKTIIEEFLEQNCFQQFSKELKTISDVYESEHNIIDVTLINMEDLKYRKSSKELYKCINKKLLAKLCILVFMTILEECEKEENLENKESHLDNSINERKTVQNSHRKIGITEHIVELNSNILEDKKNNESHNYAKEYSFIKDINDWIKEEDIYINFLLNEHKELKHTEYYSNSS, from the exons ATGGAAGAGTGTTTTACCTCG GCATTagaatactatatatatccaAAATTTCAAAGGATTCAacgatatataaaaagtaaaacaagttccataaataataatactaataaaGAACAATTCAGAAGTGTATGCCGAGAATTGGCTGATTATCTAATTAGGGAGAAGGGTGCACCACACTATGTAGATCAAAAAAGGTGGGAAGGAACACTGAAGAATTACATGAAAACTTACTTTAAAAATCTTACAGAACATGGAGGATGTCCTCTAATATTACATGATAAGGAAAAGGCTATTTTAGATTTTCAATACGAAGTACACGATTTCTGCgaacagaaaaataattatctgAGTGAAATAGCtcaattaaaacaaaaaaaaaaatgtgttgATAAGTGTTTACGGAAATGTAACGAATATAATACGTGGATTGTACAAAGGCAGAACTATTTTAATACAAATGAATACTCAATAAAAGGATGTTACAAAATaccaaaaacaaaaaagagagATAGCGAATCATTGTGTGACATACGAAGACCTAAAACTTTTAGTACACTTTCTGAATGCGCAACTGTTCTTCCAGTTCCACCCGGTGACCCTGTACCTAAAAAAGATCTTACGAGTTCACACAACGCAGATACAAGTACAGATAACATTCAATCTGAATCTCAATTTCAGACAGAAAAAGTTGTGGAAATTAAACATGACGAAAAGACACAATCTGAATTAGCatcgaaaaaaaaactacATCAAGATGAAGTTCCTACAGCAttggaaaatttaaaagcAGATGTTACCAGTAACCCAGGTGAATATACATTAACTATAGAAGGTACTCCACCTCTACGAGTCACACAATCTCTACAAAATACAACATCTCTACAATTTCCAACATCAGAAGCACCCCCACTCTCTCAATCAGAAAAACAATTAACATTAATTCGCCCATCACAAAATATATCAATTCTTCAATTTTCAGGACCACAAATAGATAATTCAGAATTTTCTTTAACTTCTAAAAGAGCAACTGGAACCCTTGATGCCCCTGCTCAACAAGACGCTCCTAAATATTCAG TTAAAGATTCCGATGGATATCcaaataacataaatttatcttctattttaataagctttattactattattttattttctcttttaattaaa TACGCCTTAATAGGACTAttcaaaaaaaggaaaaagataaaaagaatgCAAATGAAATTCCTTAGAATACTAATTCCTTCATATTCTAACATGAAAAAGAAGTTTCTAACATATGATAATTCAGAACACCCAATATATGATAatgaagaaattataaaaaaaataaaaattagtaatcataacatgaaaaaaaatgtaaatgcaACAAAGAttacaaataaaaggaataaaactATAATAGAAGTGCATATGGAACTACTGGAAGAATTCAGAATCGAAGAATGGAACATCAACAAAGGAGtctttttagaaatatgtCTAGAAGTGTTTGAACAGGAGCAATACATAAACTGTCCTAATTTAGAAAATGATAAGATAATAATggaaaatgataattttagaaAGTATACTGAAAAACACAAAATTATGTGGAATCAATTGGtggaaaaacataaaaatatttctgaaaagttgaaaaaaaaagtttggTTTAATAATCTTAAAAACGAATGGAAAAAAGTGAACGATTACATAAAAGAAACCGAAAAATCAAAGAAGAAACTTTCAAatgaaattcaaaatattccatttttagaaggaaaaaaagatgtATGGAGACAGTGGATATTAAGCAAGAAAACAATTATAGAAGAATTTCTAGAACAGAACTGTTTTCAGCAATTTTCAAAAGAACTAAAGACTATATCAGATGTATACGAAAGtgaacataatataattgatGTAACACTAATAAATATGGAAgatttaaaatatagaaaaagttctaaagaattatataaatgtattaataaaaaattattagcgAAACTTTGTATACTTGTATTTATGACGATATTAGAAGAATGcgaaaaagaggaaaatttagaaaataaggAATCACATTTGGATAATTCCATAAATGAAAGGAAAACAGTACAAAATTCACATAGGAAAATAGGAATTACAGAACATATTGTCGAACTTAATAGCAATATTTTagaggataaaaaaaataatgaaagtCATAATTATGCAAAagaatattcatttataaaagatataaatgattggataaaagaagaagatatatatataaatttcttaCTCAACGAGCATAAAGAACTCAAACATACGGAATATTATAGTAACAGTTCCTAG
- the PmUG01_10052000 gene encoding PIR protein produces the protein MENSEDNDMEYILKKLPEYKNFNNFQENAVTSENDKYCETLNNDGSSDTEVKTLCKTIVSYLSNIKSKKVEINNYDFCPYFTYWIYKKIKEKFKTVCKNNFEKCDIYRIYNIIPYVYDNLMNKSCIFYFNGNFDEWKEEIYLNYYFKICDGIEKNKLCVGKDKDKCCKYFNYIEKIYEKHIRKCCTYYYSGNNSNDCTTYIKCEEKYNPYNLLTKLSCSHSLPYDYPKVLRENLIIDRDVIIQTMNSFKMTINDLINDPFYKGITFGFMVIGVLFTLFLFYKVSRCVKSKNKDKFVDSTGYLEGFYDGKDRNINCEDRKICVSYYSI, from the exons atggaaaattcAGAAGACAATGATAtg gaatatatattaaaaaagttaccagaatataaaaattttaataattttcaagAAAATGCTGTTACAAGcgaaaatgataaatactGTGAAACACTGAATAATGATGGAAGTAGCGATACAGAAGTAAAAACACTTTGTAAAACGATTGTAAGTTATTtaagtaatattaaaagtaaaaaggtAGAAATCAACAATTATGATTTCTGTCCTTATTTCACTTATtggatatataaaaaaataaaggaaaaattcaaaactgtgtgtaaaaataattttgaaaaatgtgATATATATAGGATCTATAATATAATTCCTTATGTTTACGATAATCTAATGAATAAaagttgtatattttatttcaatgGTAATTTTGATGAATGgaaagaagaaatatatttaaattattattttaaaatatgtgacggaattgaaaaaaataaactttgTGTTGGAAAAGATAAAGATAAATGCTGCAAATACtttaattatattgaaaaaatatatgaaaagcATATACGTAAATGctgtacatattattattcaggAAATAATTCTAATGATTGTACAACGTATATTAAATGTGAAGAAAAGTATAACCCGTATAATCTCTTAACTAAGTTAAGTTGCAGTCATAGTTTGCCTTATGATTATCCAAAAGTACTACgagaaaatttaattattgaCCGCGACGTTATAATCCAAACAAtgaattcatttaaaatgaCCATTAACGATTTAATAAATGATCCTTTCTACAAAGGAATAACATTTGGATTTATGGTCATAGGAGTACTTTTCactttattcttattttataaa GTTTCTCGCTGcgtaaaaagtaaaaataaagacaAGTTTGTGGATTCAACAGGGTACTTAGAAGGATTTTATGATGGAAAagatagaaatataaattgtgAAGATAGGAAAATATGTGTGTCTTATTATTCTATATGA